A window of the Haloarcula litorea genome harbors these coding sequences:
- a CDS encoding glutamate-5-semialdehyde dehydrogenase, with translation MTDATERQVEQAQSAALRLANVDAAERDAALEAIADAVRENSEAILAANAEDVAAAEELLAEGEYTQALVDRLKLDEGKLESIAEMVESVAGQTDPLGETLAARELDEDLELYKVAVPIGVVGTIFESRPDALVQIAALALKSGNAVILKGGSEASESNRVLYETIVEATDAMPDGWAQHIEAHAEVDALLGMDDKVDLLMPRGSSEFVSYIQDNTQIPVLGHTEGVCHVYVDEAADLEMAEDVAVDAKVQYPAVCNAVETLLVDDDVAEQFLPGVVERYREAGVELRGDAATREVVDVDPATDDDWHAEYGDLELSIKVVEDVYEAVEHVNAFGSKHTESILTEDADAAETFMTGIDAASVFHNASTRFADGYRYGLGAEVGISTGKIHARGPVGLDGLTTYKYYLEGDGQLVATYAGEDPRPFTHREFDGDWHPGHLADE, from the coding sequence CGCGAGAACAGCGAGGCCATCCTCGCGGCCAACGCGGAGGACGTCGCGGCCGCCGAGGAACTGCTCGCCGAGGGCGAGTACACCCAGGCGCTGGTCGACCGGCTGAAGCTCGACGAGGGGAAACTCGAGAGCATCGCCGAGATGGTCGAGTCCGTCGCCGGCCAGACGGACCCGCTTGGCGAGACGCTGGCGGCGCGGGAGCTGGACGAGGACCTCGAACTGTACAAGGTCGCGGTCCCCATCGGCGTCGTCGGGACCATCTTCGAGTCCCGGCCCGACGCGCTGGTCCAGATCGCCGCGCTGGCGCTGAAGTCCGGCAACGCCGTCATCCTCAAGGGCGGCAGCGAGGCCAGCGAGTCCAACCGCGTCCTCTACGAGACCATCGTCGAGGCGACCGACGCGATGCCCGACGGCTGGGCCCAGCACATCGAGGCCCACGCCGAGGTCGACGCCCTGCTGGGGATGGACGACAAGGTCGACCTGCTGATGCCGCGTGGCTCCTCGGAGTTCGTCTCCTACATCCAGGACAACACCCAGATCCCCGTCCTTGGCCACACCGAGGGGGTCTGTCACGTCTACGTCGACGAGGCCGCCGACCTGGAGATGGCCGAGGACGTCGCCGTCGACGCCAAGGTGCAGTACCCCGCGGTCTGTAACGCCGTCGAGACGCTGCTGGTCGACGACGACGTGGCCGAGCAGTTCCTGCCCGGGGTCGTCGAGCGCTACCGCGAGGCGGGCGTCGAACTGCGCGGGGACGCGGCCACCCGCGAGGTGGTCGACGTCGACCCCGCGACCGACGACGACTGGCACGCCGAGTACGGCGACCTCGAACTCTCCATCAAGGTCGTCGAGGACGTCTACGAGGCGGTCGAGCACGTCAACGCCTTCGGCTCGAAACACACCGAGTCCATCCTCACCGAGGACGCCGACGCCGCCGAGACGTTCATGACCGGCATCGACGCCGCCAGCGTCTTCCACAACGCCTCCACCCGCTTCGCGGACGGCTACCGCTACGGCCTGGGCGCGGAGGTGGGCATCTCGACGGGCAAGATCCACGCCCGCGGCCCCGTCGGCCTCGACGGGCTGACGACCTACAAGTACTACCTGGAGGGCGACGGCCAGCTGGTCGCCACCTACGCCGGCGAGGACCCCCGGCCGTTCACTCACCGGGAGTTCGACGGCGACTGGCACCCCGGCCACCTGGCCGACGAGTAG
- a CDS encoding uracil-DNA glycosylase — MARFPAEDDRHALAADCRRCPELAESRECISWGNGPLEADVVVVGEAPAAGDPDADEWRGGNLTGLAYTSRASGRKIRDLLSDAGFGHDDCYFTNAVKCHPPGNRDPTDAELANCRPYLVGEVETVAPRAVLPTGKHATRTVLALDDAELAGFLDSVLTVSESETLGVPVVPLLHPSYQEVWLSRLGYDRAEYVDAIAATVAEAAGDGPA, encoded by the coding sequence GTGGCGCGGTTCCCGGCCGAGGACGACCGGCACGCGCTGGCGGCGGACTGCCGGCGCTGTCCCGAACTCGCCGAGAGCCGCGAGTGCATCTCGTGGGGCAACGGCCCGCTGGAGGCCGACGTGGTCGTCGTCGGCGAGGCCCCCGCAGCCGGCGACCCCGACGCCGACGAGTGGCGCGGCGGCAACCTGACCGGGCTGGCCTACACCTCGCGGGCGTCGGGCCGGAAGATCCGCGATCTGTTGTCCGACGCCGGCTTCGGCCACGACGACTGTTACTTCACGAACGCGGTGAAGTGCCACCCGCCCGGGAACCGCGACCCGACCGACGCGGAGCTGGCGAACTGCCGGCCGTACCTCGTCGGCGAGGTCGAGACCGTCGCGCCGCGGGCGGTGCTGCCGACCGGGAAACACGCCACGCGGACGGTGCTGGCGCTTGACGACGCGGAACTGGCGGGCTTCCTCGACAGCGTGCTCACCGTCAGCGAGAGCGAGACGCTCGGCGTCCCCGTCGTCCCGCTGTTGCACCCGAGCTACCAGGAGGTGTGGCTCTCGCGACTGGGCTACGACCGCGCCGAGTACGTCGACGCCATCGCGGCGACGGTGGCCGAGGCCGCCGGCGACGGTCCCGCGTGA
- a CDS encoding HIT family protein, protein MDDCIFCQIVDGEIPSRTVYEDDTVLAFLDANPLARGHTLVIPKAHHERVGEMPSDVAAAVFAAVNDLTPAVEAAVDAPGTTVAFNNGEAAGQEVPHAHCHIVPRFESDGGRPIHSLFGDRPDLSDAELDDVEAAIEAERD, encoded by the coding sequence ATGGACGACTGCATCTTCTGTCAGATCGTCGACGGCGAGATCCCGAGTCGCACGGTCTACGAGGACGACACCGTGCTGGCGTTCCTCGACGCCAACCCGCTGGCACGCGGACACACGCTCGTCATCCCGAAGGCCCACCACGAGCGGGTCGGCGAGATGCCGAGCGACGTGGCCGCGGCGGTGTTCGCGGCGGTCAACGACCTGACGCCGGCCGTCGAGGCCGCCGTCGACGCCCCCGGAACGACGGTGGCGTTCAACAACGGCGAGGCGGCGGGCCAGGAGGTCCCCCACGCCCACTGCCACATCGTCCCGCGGTTCGAGTCCGACGGCGGCCGCCCGATCCACTCGCTGTTCGGGGACCGGCCCGACCTCTCGGACGCGGAGCTGGACGACGTCGAGGCGGCCATCGAGGCCGAGCGGGACTGA
- a CDS encoding ParA family protein — translation MGVRTLALAGATGGAGTTRTTLELAATLARDGRSVGVLDAAYATQGLATHVGDRIPTDLTAVVADDDPLAEALADWGIDAPGRVAIAPAHAPFERLARAKTPAAAQAFERAVTDAVSRFDHVLIDVPPVAANQAVAAVSAADRTALVAPATERGVDLLPRQRGRLRDVDAPADAVVATRVDAAGAVEVPDADYGLPAAAPSAPVPTALDPERDLAPAAAVAAEGLLDVTLDVEFPDPGLVERLTG, via the coding sequence ATGGGGGTTCGCACACTCGCACTCGCGGGGGCGACCGGCGGTGCCGGGACGACACGCACGACGCTTGAACTGGCGGCCACGCTGGCCCGGGACGGGCGCTCGGTGGGCGTCCTCGACGCGGCCTACGCCACGCAGGGACTGGCGACCCACGTCGGGGACCGGATCCCGACCGACCTGACCGCCGTCGTCGCCGACGACGACCCGCTGGCCGAGGCGCTGGCCGACTGGGGGATCGACGCGCCGGGGAGGGTGGCGATCGCCCCGGCTCACGCGCCCTTCGAGCGGCTCGCTCGCGCGAAGACGCCGGCGGCCGCACAGGCCTTCGAACGTGCCGTCACGGACGCCGTCTCGCGGTTCGACCACGTCCTGATCGACGTGCCGCCGGTGGCGGCCAACCAGGCCGTCGCCGCCGTCTCGGCCGCCGACCGGACGGCGCTTGTCGCGCCGGCGACCGAGCGGGGCGTCGACCTGCTCCCGAGACAGCGGGGCCGGCTGCGCGACGTGGACGCGCCGGCCGACGCCGTCGTGGCGACCCGGGTGGACGCGGCGGGTGCCGTCGAGGTGCCCGACGCCGACTACGGGCTCCCGGCGGCCGCTCCGTCGGCACCGGTCCCGACGGCGCTGGACCCGGAACGGGACCTCGCGCCGGCGGCCGCCGTCGCCGCCGAGGGCCTGCTCGACGTGACCCTCGACGTCGAGTTCCCCGACCCCGGCCTCGTCGAGCGCCTGACCGGTTAG
- a CDS encoding universal stress protein — MTDFLVATASVHVTAAAADYLQPRLDPSEDSVVVVAVDEPDAPDRDAADAANVARSRLAAAMPATETRAGDPVAELRAAVAEHDPDEVILGPHGGREGDDGLGSTARGLLAALDRPAVVVPFPER, encoded by the coding sequence ATGACCGACTTCCTCGTCGCCACCGCGTCGGTCCACGTCACCGCCGCGGCCGCCGACTACCTCCAGCCCCGCCTCGACCCCAGCGAGGACAGCGTCGTGGTCGTCGCCGTCGACGAACCGGACGCCCCCGACCGGGACGCCGCCGACGCCGCCAACGTCGCCCGCTCGCGGCTGGCCGCCGCGATGCCCGCGACGGAGACGCGAGCGGGCGACCCCGTCGCGGAACTGCGCGCCGCCGTCGCGGAACACGACCCCGACGAGGTGATCCTGGGGCCACACGGCGGACGCGAGGGCGACGACGGGCTCGGGTCGACCGCCCGCGGACTGCTGGCGGCGCTCGACCGGCCCGCCGTGGTCGTCCCGTTCCCCGAGCGCTAA
- a CDS encoding ribonuclease H-like domain-containing protein: MRVENSFIGVDGVGEQTERSIWRQGVTHWDEFEPGVVGGKRGDRIAQFIDEGYDHLDDEDVAFFDSRFPSGERWRLYETFRDRACFFDIETTGLDERRNRVTTVSLHQDGDTQTLVAGDDLTAGNLRAAFADADLLVTFNGKRFDVPFLEHNFDVDLDRPHLDLMYTCRQLDLTGGLKEIEGAVGIERDRPDISGKDAVRLWREHERGRDGALETLVSYNREDTVNLRTLADEVTGRLDERVFEG, translated from the coding sequence GTGCGCGTCGAGAACAGTTTCATCGGGGTCGACGGCGTCGGCGAGCAGACCGAGCGGTCCATCTGGCGGCAGGGGGTCACCCACTGGGACGAGTTCGAGCCCGGCGTCGTCGGCGGGAAGCGCGGCGACCGCATCGCGCAGTTCATCGACGAGGGGTACGACCACCTCGACGACGAGGACGTCGCGTTCTTCGACAGCCGGTTCCCCAGCGGCGAGCGCTGGCGGCTCTACGAGACGTTCCGCGACCGGGCCTGCTTCTTCGACATCGAGACGACGGGGTTAGACGAGCGCCGGAACCGGGTGACGACGGTCAGCCTCCACCAGGACGGCGACACGCAGACGCTGGTGGCCGGCGACGACCTCACCGCGGGGAACCTCCGGGCGGCCTTCGCCGACGCCGACCTCCTGGTGACGTTCAACGGCAAGCGCTTCGACGTCCCCTTCCTCGAACACAACTTCGACGTCGACCTCGACCGCCCCCACCTCGACCTGATGTACACCTGCCGGCAGCTCGATCTCACGGGCGGGCTGAAGGAGATCGAGGGGGCCGTCGGCATCGAGCGCGACCGGCCGGACATCTCCGGGAAAGACGCCGTCCGCCTGTGGCGCGAACACGAGCGGGGTCGGGACGGCGCGCTGGAGACGCTGGTCTCGTACAACCGCGAGGACACGGTGAACCTCCGGACGCTGGCCGACGAGGTGACCGGCCGGCTGGACGAGCGGGTCTTCGAGGGGTAG
- a CDS encoding rhomboid family intramembrane serine protease codes for MRSPSESPTVVTLGLLAVVFACQQVVGLVAPQRAPFALSNPLFAQPWTIVTSVYAHAGVGHLLANAAALALAGLLLERVTTSARFHAFFVSVGALSGVAQVAAVGVLGSLVPGLPGHVSVLGASGAVFGLFGYLLGGNRVTETVVGGFNLSGRTQLAVAAVLAAAVTVATANPGVALIAHFTGLLLGFLAGRTHLLRPEDGATVDDAPAA; via the coding sequence ATGCGCAGTCCCTCCGAGAGCCCCACCGTGGTCACGCTGGGGCTGCTTGCGGTCGTCTTCGCCTGCCAGCAGGTCGTCGGACTGGTCGCTCCCCAGCGCGCCCCGTTCGCCCTGTCGAACCCGCTGTTCGCACAGCCGTGGACGATCGTGACGAGCGTCTACGCCCACGCCGGGGTCGGACACCTGCTGGCCAACGCCGCGGCGCTGGCGCTTGCCGGCCTCCTGCTGGAGCGGGTGACGACCAGCGCCCGCTTTCACGCCTTCTTCGTCTCCGTCGGGGCGCTCTCGGGCGTCGCACAGGTCGCGGCCGTCGGCGTCCTCGGCTCGCTCGTGCCCGGCCTGCCCGGGCACGTCAGCGTCCTCGGGGCCAGCGGTGCCGTCTTCGGGCTGTTCGGCTACCTGCTCGGCGGGAACCGGGTCACGGAGACGGTCGTCGGGGGGTTCAACCTCTCGGGCCGCACCCAGCTGGCCGTCGCGGCGGTGCTGGCGGCGGCCGTCACCGTCGCGACCGCCAACCCCGGGGTCGCGCTGATCGCGCACTTCACCGGCCTCCTGCTGGGCTTTCTCGCCGGCCGGACGCACCTGCTGCGGCCCGAGGACGGTGCGACCGTCGACGACGCGCCGGCGGCTTGA
- a CDS encoding DUF4166 domain-containing protein: MTGVYERALGDDAAALHPKVRERYSTGPDDGVTVGQGEMDITRGTHVLPALYAMASRDMLFPEAGHGVPFSVTTVGYELDGHEAMTTRRTFEFGGKRRRFDSVTVWDERGERLLDFLGRGGPIATELHPRVEAGALVVEAGRQWLHRDGDYHRLPGFLAAGVEVRDRYDETDERYHVLATVENALAGHVLSYRGSFTQAMTGREAVGDLRPLAGLPDLPPR, translated from the coding sequence ATGACCGGCGTCTACGAACGCGCACTCGGCGACGACGCGGCGGCCCTCCACCCGAAGGTCCGGGAGCGGTACAGCACCGGCCCCGACGACGGGGTCACCGTCGGGCAGGGCGAGATGGACATCACCCGCGGGACCCACGTCCTCCCGGCGCTGTACGCGATGGCCAGTCGCGACATGCTGTTCCCGGAGGCCGGCCACGGGGTCCCGTTCTCGGTGACCACCGTCGGGTACGAACTCGACGGCCACGAGGCGATGACGACCCGCCGGACCTTCGAGTTCGGCGGCAAGCGCCGCCGCTTCGACTCCGTGACGGTGTGGGACGAGCGCGGCGAGCGCCTGCTGGACTTCCTCGGCCGGGGCGGGCCGATCGCGACCGAACTGCACCCCCGCGTCGAGGCCGGCGCGCTGGTCGTCGAGGCGGGCCGCCAGTGGCTCCACCGCGACGGCGACTACCACCGGCTGCCCGGCTTCCTCGCGGCCGGCGTCGAGGTCCGGGACCGCTACGACGAGACCGACGAGCGCTACCACGTCCTCGCCACCGTCGAGAACGCGCTGGCGGGCCACGTCCTCAGCTACCGCGGGTCGTTCACGCAGGCGATGACCGGGCGCGAGGCGGTCGGCGACCTCCGACCGCTGGCCGGCCTGCCGGACCTGCCGCCGCGATGA
- a CDS encoding YndJ family protein: MSDGAEGAIGGEVPGVAVTDASAVGGAVLWTALVAAGTFGPVERALALAPLVLVPLGLGMAATAAFGGAAGRLVGAAAWLQPVGAVLLAASLALPVGGVPAAALATPWLLVAAAIGFAAVLRTRARGGLALPETAADAGFAYLPVGATALLLHHLGVTFWFDAAIVFLTAVHFHYAGFLLPVLTGLTGRCAGGSDDRLFRRVAGVIVVGPALIAVGISFSPLVEVVAVGVFTVAVALFGGHVLLWVAPTRPRPQAVLLAVSALALPLSMALALGYGVSAFTGWSLGLDLATMVALHGSLNAFGFGLLGTVGWRLAVPDATGE, translated from the coding sequence ATGAGCGACGGGGCCGAGGGCGCAATCGGAGGGGAGGTGCCCGGCGTCGCGGTCACGGACGCCAGCGCCGTCGGGGGCGCTGTGCTCTGGACTGCCCTCGTCGCCGCCGGGACGTTCGGCCCGGTCGAGCGTGCGCTCGCGCTCGCACCGCTCGTGCTGGTCCCGCTCGGTCTCGGGATGGCGGCGACGGCGGCGTTCGGCGGGGCGGCCGGGCGACTCGTCGGCGCGGCGGCGTGGCTCCAGCCCGTCGGGGCTGTCCTGCTCGCCGCGTCGCTGGCGCTCCCGGTCGGCGGTGTGCCGGCGGCCGCGCTGGCGACGCCGTGGCTGCTCGTGGCGGCCGCGATCGGATTCGCCGCCGTCCTGCGGACCCGCGCTCGCGGCGGGCTCGCGCTCCCCGAGACGGCCGCCGACGCCGGCTTCGCGTACCTCCCGGTCGGCGCGACGGCGCTGTTGCTCCACCACCTCGGGGTGACGTTCTGGTTCGACGCCGCCATCGTCTTCCTGACCGCGGTACACTTCCACTACGCCGGGTTCCTCCTGCCGGTGCTGACCGGGCTGACGGGCCGGTGTGCCGGCGGAAGCGACGACCGACTGTTCCGCCGCGTCGCGGGCGTGATCGTCGTCGGACCGGCACTGATCGCCGTCGGCATCTCGTTCTCGCCGCTGGTCGAGGTGGTCGCCGTCGGCGTCTTCACCGTCGCAGTCGCGCTGTTCGGCGGACACGTCCTCCTGTGGGTCGCGCCGACGCGACCGCGCCCGCAGGCAGTCCTGCTCGCGGTGTCGGCGCTCGCGCTGCCGCTCTCGATGGCGCTGGCGCTGGGCTACGGCGTCTCGGCGTTCACCGGCTGGTCGCTGGGGCTGGACCTCGCGACGATGGTGGCGCTGCACGGCTCGCTCAACGCCTTCGGGTTCGGCCTGCTCGGGACGGTCGGGTGGCGGCTGGCGGTGCCGGACGCGACCGGCGAGTGA
- a CDS encoding zinc ribbon domain-containing protein yields MDRADALVSATLVALLAVAVVGLLFLGPVGWGLAASLVVAGLVLAQYSGVFGAATSTERRNCGDCGAPNRLDREACRHCGASLE; encoded by the coding sequence ATGGACCGCGCCGACGCGCTCGTCTCGGCCACCCTCGTCGCCCTGCTCGCCGTCGCCGTCGTCGGGTTGCTCTTCCTCGGACCGGTCGGCTGGGGACTGGCGGCGTCGCTGGTGGTGGCCGGGCTCGTCCTCGCGCAGTACAGCGGCGTCTTCGGGGCGGCGACGTCGACCGAGCGACGGAACTGCGGGGACTGTGGGGCACCGAACCGGCTCGACCGCGAGGCCTGTCGGCACTGCGGCGCGTCGCTAGAGTGA
- a CDS encoding aspartate kinase has protein sequence MRVIAKFGGTSLGNGDRINRAADSIAAAVEQGHEVGVVASAMGNTTDELLDGIEYDAADEDRAEIVSMGERTSVRMLKGALAARGIEAVFLEPGSEDWPIITDEYGEVDVEETRKRAHALAGQMKDVVPVLTGFLAEDYGGNVTTLGRGGSDTTAVMLGNYMDADEVVIVTDVEGVMTGDPRVVEGARNVGEISVDELRSLSFRGAEVVAPSALSYKDADLGVRVVHYQHDDLLRGGTSIEGEFQNLIDLQENPLCCVTVAGRAIRNSPGILAQLSSAIGDADINIEANSSGMDSLTFYVDGDDADEVEALLHEQIVEDEALSSVTVEDEIAVIRVTGGDPNQAALPYRVVEPLADAHIHLYDVITSATSVSVFVPWADREQALELIQDVF, from the coding sequence ATGCGCGTAATCGCCAAGTTCGGGGGGACGAGCCTCGGGAACGGCGACCGCATCAACCGGGCCGCCGACTCCATCGCGGCGGCCGTCGAGCAGGGCCACGAGGTCGGCGTCGTCGCCTCGGCGATGGGCAACACGACCGACGAACTGCTCGACGGGATCGAGTACGACGCCGCCGACGAGGACCGCGCCGAGATCGTCTCGATGGGCGAACGCACCTCCGTCCGGATGCTGAAGGGCGCGCTGGCCGCCCGGGGGATCGAGGCCGTCTTCCTCGAACCCGGGAGCGAGGACTGGCCCATCATCACCGACGAGTACGGCGAGGTCGACGTCGAGGAGACGAGGAAACGCGCCCACGCGCTGGCGGGACAGATGAAAGACGTCGTCCCGGTCCTCACCGGCTTCCTGGCCGAGGACTACGGCGGCAACGTCACGACGCTGGGCCGAGGCGGGTCGGACACGACGGCCGTGATGCTGGGCAACTACATGGACGCCGACGAGGTCGTCATCGTCACCGACGTCGAGGGCGTCATGACCGGCGACCCCCGCGTCGTCGAGGGCGCGCGCAACGTCGGCGAGATCAGCGTCGACGAACTCCGCTCGCTGTCGTTCCGCGGGGCCGAGGTGGTCGCCCCCTCCGCGCTGTCGTACAAGGACGCCGACCTTGGGGTCCGGGTCGTCCACTACCAGCACGACGACCTGCTGCGGGGCGGGACCTCCATCGAGGGCGAGTTCCAGAACCTCATCGACCTCCAGGAGAACCCGCTGTGCTGTGTCACCGTCGCCGGCCGCGCCATCCGCAACAGCCCCGGCATCCTCGCGCAGCTCTCCTCGGCCATCGGCGACGCGGACATCAACATCGAGGCCAACTCCTCCGGGATGGACTCGCTGACGTTCTACGTCGACGGCGACGACGCCGACGAGGTCGAGGCGCTGCTCCACGAGCAGATCGTCGAGGACGAAGCCCTCTCCTCGGTCACCGTGGAAGACGAGATCGCCGTCATCCGGGTCACCGGCGGCGACCCGAACCAGGCCGCGCTCCCCTACCGCGTCGTCGAACCGCTGGCCGACGCCCACATCCACCTCTACGACGTCATCACCTCCGCGACCAGCGTCTCCGTGTTCGTCCCCTGGGCGGACCGCGAGCAGGCGCTGGAACTGATCCAGGACGTCTTCTAA
- a CDS encoding metallophosphoesterase family protein gives MKVGVISDIHGNRVALAAVLSDMPPVDRLLCAGDVVGYNPWHADCVDAMRGTSAGLPEGVPWPDDEVPTVMGNHDRAVADETPFAFNSMARAGVEHAVGQLSEAQLDWLAALPEQRRACDGRVKLVHGHPDDPDHYTYPEEFGPDLLGDEDVLVMGHTHHQYHEVYDAGVVLNPGSVGQPRDDDHRAAYAVLDLDELAVEERRVEYDTSAVISAVEEAGLPRQIGFRLTQGR, from the coding sequence ATGAAGGTTGGCGTCATCTCCGACATCCACGGGAACAGGGTCGCGCTGGCGGCGGTGCTGTCGGACATGCCTCCCGTCGACCGACTGCTCTGTGCCGGCGACGTGGTCGGCTACAACCCCTGGCACGCCGACTGCGTCGACGCGATGCGGGGCACGTCCGCCGGCCTCCCCGAGGGCGTCCCCTGGCCGGACGACGAGGTCCCGACGGTGATGGGCAACCACGACCGCGCCGTCGCCGACGAGACGCCGTTCGCGTTCAACAGTATGGCCAGGGCCGGCGTCGAACACGCCGTCGGGCAGCTCTCCGAGGCGCAACTGGACTGGCTCGCGGCCCTGCCCGAGCAGCGGCGGGCGTGTGACGGCCGCGTGAAGCTCGTCCACGGCCACCCCGACGACCCCGACCACTACACCTACCCCGAGGAGTTCGGACCGGACCTGCTGGGCGACGAGGACGTGCTCGTGATGGGCCACACCCACCACCAGTACCACGAGGTGTACGACGCGGGAGTCGTGCTGAACCCCGGCAGCGTCGGCCAGCCCCGCGACGACGACCACCGCGCGGCCTACGCGGTCCTCGACCTCGACGAACTGGCCGTCGAGGAACGCCGCGTCGAGTACGACACCAGCGCCGTCATCTCGGCCGTCGAGGAGGCGGGCCTCCCCAGACAGATCGGCTTCCGACTGACGCAGGGCCGGTAG
- a CDS encoding IMP cyclohydrolase, with translation MYVGRFVVVSPRVGAYRVSSRSFPNRRAVQRDGTVTVEPTPDAPETDNPYISYNGVRVTDRGAVVGNGSHVDPIAEKLALGYPARDAVAEPLLALDFEKDDYDTPRVAGVVGVDGSDPTTTADGPGAVVGTVRRDALLVEEVAEPTLVATYEADSPTAFDLAADDAAGAAREVYDHEYEHAVCAAGVDGTVGDFDVAVYNGE, from the coding sequence ATGTACGTCGGACGCTTCGTCGTCGTCAGCCCGCGCGTCGGTGCCTACCGCGTCTCCTCGCGGTCGTTCCCAAACCGCCGGGCCGTCCAGCGCGACGGGACCGTCACCGTCGAACCGACCCCCGACGCCCCGGAGACGGACAACCCCTACATCTCCTACAACGGAGTCAGGGTGACCGACCGCGGTGCCGTCGTGGGCAACGGCTCCCACGTCGACCCGATCGCCGAGAAGCTCGCACTGGGCTACCCGGCGCGGGACGCCGTCGCCGAGCCGCTGCTGGCGCTGGACTTCGAGAAGGACGACTACGACACCCCCCGCGTGGCCGGCGTCGTCGGCGTCGACGGGTCGGACCCGACGACGACCGCCGACGGTCCGGGTGCGGTCGTCGGGACGGTCCGGCGGGACGCGCTGCTCGTCGAGGAGGTCGCCGAGCCGACGCTGGTCGCGACCTACGAGGCGGACAGCCCCACCGCATTCGACCTGGCCGCCGACGACGCCGCGGGGGCCGCCCGCGAGGTCTACGACCACGAGTACGAACACGCGGTCTGTGCCGCCGGCGTCGACGGCACCGTCGGCGACTTCGACGTGGCCGTCTACAACGGCGAGTGA
- a CDS encoding GNAT family N-acetyltransferase, whose protein sequence is MTDLSLRRYDPADADAVWDLHVRALRDAGGDDEASVHRDTDLRTVESEYIDSGGEFLVGERGGEVVATGAFQPHLSDPEAVVLRRLRVDPACQRRGYGTRVLHGLEARARKRGFERVELDAALGQDAAVAFYEHHGYERIGREYVEPADTTLLFFEKSL, encoded by the coding sequence GTGACCGACCTGTCCCTCCGCCGGTACGACCCCGCCGACGCCGACGCCGTCTGGGACCTCCACGTCCGGGCGCTCCGGGACGCCGGCGGCGACGACGAGGCGTCCGTCCACCGGGACACGGATCTCCGTACGGTAGAGAGCGAGTACATCGATTCGGGCGGCGAGTTCCTCGTCGGCGAGCGCGGCGGCGAGGTGGTGGCGACGGGCGCGTTCCAGCCACATCTGTCCGACCCCGAGGCCGTCGTCCTCCGACGGCTGCGTGTCGACCCCGCCTGCCAGCGCCGGGGGTACGGCACGCGCGTCCTCCACGGGCTGGAGGCCCGCGCCCGCAAGCGGGGCTTCGAGCGGGTGGAGCTGGACGCCGCGCTCGGCCAGGACGCCGCCGTCGCGTTCTACGAGCACCACGGCTACGAGCGGATCGGCCGGGAGTACGTCGAGCCCGCGGACACGACGCTGCTGTTCTTCGAGAAGTCGCTGTGA
- a CDS encoding universal stress protein, which produces MSPEHVLVPLDGSPLADDALAHALATFDCRVTVLNVVKPIDSGMSEGGVLEPGEERREAATARADRLVEDAARRAAEADRTVETVVATGDPAETILDYVAAHDVDQVVMGGHGGDRSDLARRLLGTVATTVVGEAPVTVTVVR; this is translated from the coding sequence ATGTCGCCCGAACACGTCCTCGTGCCGCTGGACGGGTCGCCGCTGGCCGACGACGCACTGGCCCACGCGCTGGCGACGTTCGACTGCCGCGTGACGGTGTTGAACGTCGTCAAGCCCATCGACAGCGGGATGAGCGAGGGCGGCGTCCTGGAACCGGGCGAAGAACGCCGCGAGGCGGCGACGGCCCGGGCCGACCGGCTGGTCGAGGACGCGGCACGGCGGGCCGCCGAGGCCGACCGGACCGTCGAGACGGTCGTGGCGACGGGCGACCCCGCCGAGACCATCCTCGACTACGTCGCGGCCCACGACGTGGATCAGGTGGTGATGGGCGGCCACGGCGGCGACCGCAGCGACCTCGCGCGGCGGTTGCTGGGGACGGTCGCGACGACGGTCGTCGGCGAGGCACCGGTGACGGTGACGGTGGTGCGCTAG